One segment of Saprospiraceae bacterium DNA contains the following:
- the mdh gene encoding malate dehydrogenase — MSKITVVGAGNVGATCANVLAHEDIVNEVVLIDIQGNMAKGKALDTWQQAPVDGYSTRVSGGDDYALTANSDIVIITAGVPRKPGMSRDDLISTNAKIVVSVTQNILKHTKNPIIIVVSNPLDVMTYACWKASGLSDKRVLGMAGVLDTARYRAFLAEALDVSPKDIQAMLMGGHGDTMVPLPRYTTVSGIPVTEMIRKDKLEAIIERTKFGGGELVNLMGTSAWYAPGAAAAQMAISILKDEKRIYPCCVRLNGQYKLKDIFVGAPVKLGRKGVLEIVKLRLKKDELESLHKSAAAVKEVADALDAMKLL; from the coding sequence ATGAGTAAAATTACTGTCGTCGGCGCCGGCAATGTAGGCGCTACCTGCGCAAACGTGCTCGCCCACGAAGACATTGTAAACGAAGTCGTACTGATTGACATTCAAGGGAACATGGCCAAAGGCAAAGCCCTCGACACTTGGCAGCAAGCACCTGTGGACGGTTATTCGACGCGGGTGAGCGGAGGTGACGACTACGCGCTCACCGCCAACTCGGACATTGTCATCATCACGGCGGGCGTGCCGCGCAAGCCCGGCATGAGCCGCGACGACCTTATCTCCACCAATGCCAAAATCGTGGTGTCCGTCACGCAAAACATCCTCAAACACACCAAAAACCCCATCATCATCGTCGTGTCCAACCCACTCGACGTGATGACCTATGCTTGCTGGAAAGCCTCTGGCCTGAGCGACAAACGGGTGCTCGGCATGGCTGGCGTGCTCGATACGGCACGTTACCGCGCCTTCCTCGCCGAAGCCCTCGACGTATCGCCCAAAGACATCCAAGCCATGCTCATGGGTGGGCACGGCGACACCATGGTGCCGCTGCCCCGCTACACCACCGTGAGCGGCATACCGGTGACGGAAATGATTCGCAAGGACAAACTCGAAGCCATCATAGAGCGCACCAAATTTGGCGGCGGCGAATTGGTCAACTTGATGGGAACCTCCGCATGGTATGCGCCCGGCGCAGCAGCGGCCCAAATGGCCATTTCCATACTGAAAGATGAAAAGCGCATCTACCCATGTTGCGTTCGGCTCAATGGCCAGTACAAATTGAAGGATATCTTCGTCGGCGCGCCCGTCAAACTGGGTCGCAAGGGCGTGTTGGAAATCGTGAAATTGCGCCTGAAAAAAGACGAGCTGGAATCGCTCCACAAATCTGCCGCTGCCGTGAAAGAGGTGGCCGATGCCTTGGACGCGATGAAATTGCTCTAA
- a CDS encoding SDR family oxidoreductase, which yields MAALSNKTAVVLGGTGGVGEGIVKSLLGAGASVVVPTRSDHKIERLQAYVGPELAANLLIRKGSVNNEESARELAEFLSQQYKFIDIAVASLGGWHQGFPLYGYPMSDWERILRDNLTSHFLAIKTLVPMLNPDSGYYFHINGFSAEEAFPMAGPVAMTAAAQKSLMQTLAREVDRTGIKVYELILGPMKTRDRLKRGHGEEDWYFPEEIGDYIRGQILMNHQDEVVHYLLHKPRL from the coding sequence ATGGCTGCATTATCCAACAAAACGGCCGTCGTACTGGGCGGCACCGGAGGGGTAGGCGAAGGCATCGTCAAGTCCCTGTTGGGCGCGGGAGCATCCGTCGTGGTGCCCACGCGCTCAGACCACAAAATAGAGCGGCTGCAAGCATACGTCGGCCCCGAATTGGCTGCGAACCTGCTCATCCGCAAAGGCTCCGTGAACAACGAGGAGAGCGCCCGCGAACTCGCGGAATTTCTCAGCCAACAGTATAAATTCATAGACATCGCGGTGGCATCGCTCGGCGGCTGGCATCAGGGCTTTCCACTCTACGGCTATCCGATGAGCGATTGGGAGCGCATCTTGCGCGACAACCTGACGAGCCACTTCTTGGCTATCAAGACGCTAGTGCCCATGCTGAACCCCGACAGCGGCTATTATTTTCACATCAACGGATTCAGCGCCGAGGAGGCTTTCCCGATGGCAGGCCCGGTAGCCATGACCGCTGCCGCGCAGAAGTCGCTGATGCAAACTTTGGCCAGAGAAGTGGACCGCACCGGCATCAAGGTGTACGAACTGATTTTAGGCCCCATGAAAACCCGCGACCGTCTGAAACGCGGACACGGCGAAGAGGATTGGTATTTTCCAGAGGAAATCGGCGACTACATTCGCGGCCAAATCCTGATGAACCACCAAGACGAAGTGGTGCATTATCTCCTGCACAAGCCACGATTGTAA
- a CDS encoding cold shock domain-containing protein: protein MAKSQDSFNKKEKEKKRQKKNQEKQERREQRKADKLEGGTKSFEDMISYVDENGNLTSTPPDPSKRKEIKVEDIVLGASSRYVEEEETTRRGRVKFFNDEKGYGFIVDAETKESVFVHINNINGTIRENDRVTFEVEMGPKGANAVNVNLDK, encoded by the coding sequence ATGGCCAAATCACAAGACTCTTTCAACAAGAAGGAGAAAGAAAAAAAACGTCAAAAGAAAAATCAGGAAAAGCAAGAGCGCCGCGAACAGCGCAAAGCCGACAAACTCGAAGGCGGTACCAAGAGTTTCGAGGACATGATTTCGTATGTGGACGAAAATGGCAACCTCACTTCTACCCCGCCCGACCCTTCCAAACGCAAAGAGATTAAGGTCGAAGACATTGTGCTCGGCGCATCGTCCCGCTACGTCGAAGAAGAAGAGACGACTCGCCGTGGCAGGGTCAAGTTTTTCAACGACGAAAAGGGCTATGGTTTCATCGTGGATGCGGAGACGAAAGAAAGCGTTTTTGTCCATATCAACAACATCAACGGCACCATCCGGGAGAATGACCGCGTAACTTTTGAAGTGGAAATGGGCCCAAAGGGGGCAAATGCAGTGAACGTAAATCTGGATAAATGA
- a CDS encoding TSUP family transporter: MDEPLQTFHFRKLSESSQLSESSSHGNTLFPVFLKLENFDLLIVGGGNVGLEKITTVLRNSPATRVTLVGEKILDKIREFVTDFQQVVLLEKPFEESDLEGKQFVIAATDDKALNRFIRQIAHERGLLVNVADTPDECDFYLSSIVRKGDLKIAISTNGKSPTIAKRLKELLNDALPNELNDLLQNMPAIRSRLKGDFSEKVRTLNALTASLVAGEEALAAVFPHQNLERIGDRKWRRIATVAMAAFGLLLICNVISFYIPFQTWPEIIGSISPQFWLFVGVGFAAQLVDGLLGMGYGVVTQICLLTTGVPVAAVSSSIHTAEVFTAAASGYSHYRFGNVNRRLFRGLLGPGVLGAIAGALLLVWLGGHYAELVRPVIAAYILLLGIRILSRAFVKRKSRTKVRNLGWLAGAGGFLDSFGGGGWGPLVTSTLISKGKTPQYVIGTVSLTEFFVALASAVTFFSVIGLSHWLVIAGLLIGGVLAAPLGARLAGKLPVRTMFVLVGVVVIFWSLRVLWGAW; encoded by the coding sequence ATGGACGAACCATTGCAAACTTTCCACTTCCGCAAACTTTCCGAAAGTTCTCAACTTTCGGAAAGTTCATCGCATGGCAACACCCTCTTCCCCGTTTTCCTGAAATTGGAAAATTTCGACCTGCTCATCGTGGGTGGGGGGAATGTCGGTTTGGAAAAAATAACGACTGTTTTGCGGAACAGCCCGGCCACGCGGGTGACGCTGGTGGGAGAGAAGATTTTGGATAAAATTCGAGAGTTCGTCACTGATTTTCAGCAAGTTGTTTTGTTGGAAAAACCGTTCGAGGAGTCGGATTTGGAGGGAAAACAATTCGTCATCGCGGCGACGGACGACAAGGCGCTGAATCGTTTTATCCGCCAAATTGCTCACGAACGCGGTCTCCTCGTGAACGTGGCCGACACGCCCGACGAGTGCGATTTTTACCTGAGTTCGATTGTGAGAAAGGGCGACTTGAAAATCGCCATCTCGACCAACGGCAAATCACCCACCATCGCCAAACGCCTCAAAGAACTCCTGAACGACGCGCTGCCCAACGAACTGAACGACCTCCTGCAAAATATGCCCGCCATCCGCAGCCGGCTCAAGGGCGATTTTTCAGAAAAAGTGCGGACGCTCAATGCGCTCACAGCTTCGCTTGTAGCAGGTGAAGAAGCACTTGCGGCGGTTTTCCCACACCAAAATCTGGAGCGCATCGGCGATCGAAAATGGCGACGCATCGCTACGGTGGCAATGGCAGCCTTTGGTTTGCTGCTGATTTGCAACGTCATCTCTTTCTACATCCCTTTCCAGACTTGGCCTGAAATCATCGGGAGCATCTCCCCGCAGTTTTGGCTGTTTGTAGGCGTGGGCTTCGCGGCGCAGTTGGTGGATGGGCTGTTGGGCATGGGCTATGGGGTGGTGACGCAAATTTGCTTGCTGACAACAGGTGTGCCAGTGGCGGCGGTGAGTTCGAGCATCCATACGGCGGAAGTGTTCACCGCTGCGGCTTCGGGCTACTCACACTACCGATTCGGCAACGTGAACCGGCGGCTTTTTCGGGGGTTGCTGGGGCCGGGGGTATTGGGAGCCATCGCGGGGGCGCTGTTGCTGGTGTGGTTGGGCGGGCACTATGCCGAATTGGTGCGGCCAGTAATCGCAGCGTACATTTTGCTACTGGGCATCAGGATATTGAGCCGTGCATTTGTGAAAAGAAAGAGCCGCACGAAAGTCAGGAATCTTGGCTGGCTGGCCGGGGCGGGCGGTTTTCTCGATTCTTTTGGCGGAGGTGGCTGGGGGCCGTTGGTGACGAGCACGCTGATTTCAAAAGGAAAGACACCGCAGTACGTCATCGGCACGGTAAGTTTGACGGAGTTTTTTGTGGCGCTGGCGAGCGCGGTCACGTTTTTCTCGGTCATCGGGCTGTCGCACTGGCTCGTGATTGCCGGTTTGCTGATTGGCGGGGTGCTGGCTGCGCCATTGGGCGCTCGGCTGGCAGGGAAATTGCCCGTGCGGACGATGTTCGTGCTGGTGGGCGTGGTGGTGATTTTTTGGAGTTTGCGGGTTTTGTGGGGGGCGTGGTGA
- a CDS encoding NADPH-dependent assimilatory sulfite reductase hemoprotein subunit: protein MFPETKPSHSEVEHIKTKSDYLRGTLKQSLDNPITGALFPDDTNLIKFHGSYQQTDRDLDSERKAQKLEPLYSFMIRVRVPGGVATPAQWLRMDELADRFANGTLKLTTRQAFQLHGVRKRHLKATIHGFNEVLLDSIAGCGDVNRNVMCSPNPDESRVHAAVQKIAEEISAAFTPRTTAYYEVFLDGQPVDESQPFQSQKRGGQDEEPVYGKTYLPRKFKIALAVPPQNDTDIFANDIGLIAIEKDGELAGFNVAAGGGLGMTFGMPETFPRLADMLGYIDKQDVVKICEAIITTQRDFGNRENRKFSRLKYTVERMGLAKFKHEVEQRSGVQFAPTLPYQFAHSGDRYGWTKGHDGRFHLTLFVEGGRVADAGDFLLKTALREVANIHDGDFRLTGNQNLIVGNISPEKRPAIEAIFEKYGVLEATFRQTALRQNSIACVALNTCSQAFAEAERYLPSLIDKIDLLIRAHGLEKEAINIRMTGCPNGCGRPYLAEIGFVGKSPGYYNLYLGGAHNGERLNKLYKEMLNEAAILRELEPVIAAYASDRRVGERFGDFVIRAGFVKATTHGTNFHDISDISHR, encoded by the coding sequence ATGTTTCCAGAAACAAAGCCCTCGCACTCCGAGGTCGAACACATCAAAACCAAAAGCGACTACCTGCGCGGGACGCTCAAACAGAGTCTCGACAATCCCATCACGGGCGCGCTTTTTCCCGATGACACGAACCTCATCAAGTTTCACGGCTCCTACCAGCAGACCGACCGCGACCTCGACAGCGAGCGCAAAGCGCAGAAATTGGAGCCGCTGTACTCTTTCATGATTCGGGTGCGGGTGCCGGGCGGGGTCGCCACGCCCGCTCAGTGGCTGCGCATGGACGAACTCGCCGACCGCTTCGCCAACGGTACTTTGAAACTCACGACCCGCCAGGCTTTCCAACTGCACGGCGTGCGAAAACGCCATTTGAAAGCCACAATTCATGGTTTCAATGAAGTTTTGCTCGACAGCATCGCGGGTTGCGGCGACGTGAACCGCAACGTCATGTGCAGCCCCAACCCCGACGAAAGCCGCGTCCACGCTGCCGTCCAAAAGATTGCCGAGGAAATCAGCGCGGCCTTCACGCCTCGCACGACAGCCTACTACGAGGTTTTTCTCGACGGCCAGCCGGTGGATGAGTCGCAGCCATTTCAGAGCCAAAAAAGGGGCGGGCAAGATGAAGAACCGGTTTACGGGAAAACTTATTTACCTCGCAAATTCAAAATCGCGCTGGCCGTGCCGCCGCAAAATGACACCGACATTTTTGCCAACGACATCGGCCTCATCGCCATCGAAAAAGACGGCGAACTGGCGGGTTTCAACGTGGCGGCTGGCGGCGGACTGGGCATGACTTTCGGGATGCCGGAGACGTTCCCCCGTTTGGCCGATATGCTCGGATACATTGACAAACAAGACGTTGTAAAAATTTGCGAAGCCATCATCACGACGCAGCGCGATTTTGGCAACCGCGAAAATCGCAAGTTCAGCCGCCTGAAATACACGGTGGAACGCATGGGACTGGCAAAATTCAAACACGAGGTGGAGCAGCGTTCGGGCGTTCAGTTCGCGCCCACGCTGCCCTACCAATTTGCCCATTCCGGCGACCGCTACGGCTGGACGAAAGGCCACGACGGGCGTTTTCACCTGACCCTTTTTGTCGAAGGCGGGCGTGTGGCCGATGCAGGCGATTTTCTTTTAAAAACGGCCCTCCGCGAAGTCGCCAACATCCACGACGGCGATTTCCGGCTGACGGGCAATCAAAACCTGATTGTCGGCAATATTTCTCCCGAAAAACGCCCCGCCATCGAAGCCATTTTTGAAAAATACGGCGTGTTGGAAGCCACCTTCCGACAAACGGCCCTGCGCCAAAACTCCATCGCCTGCGTCGCGCTCAACACTTGTTCCCAAGCCTTCGCCGAAGCCGAGCGGTATTTGCCCTCGTTGATTGACAAAATTGACTTGCTCATTCGCGCACATGGTCTTGAAAAAGAAGCGATTAACATCCGAATGACCGGCTGTCCCAACGGCTGCGGTCGGCCTTATTTGGCTGAAATCGGCTTTGTCGGAAAGTCGCCGGGCTACTACAATCTCTACCTCGGCGGGGCGCACAACGGCGAGCGATTGAACAAACTTTACAAGGAAATGCTGAATGAAGCCGCAATTTTGCGTGAGTTGGAGCCAGTCATCGCCGCCTACGCCAGCGACCGAAGGGTAGGGGAGCGCTTCGGCGATTTTGTGATTCGGGCGGGTTTCGTGAAGGCGACGACGCACGGGACGAATTTTCATGACATTTCTGATATTTCCCACCGATAA
- the chrA gene encoding chromate efflux transporter, whose amino-acid sequence MQKTAPAHPTFREALAFWLRLGFISFGGPAGQIAIMHDFLVDKKRWISDSKFLHALNYCMLLPGPEAQQLATYTGWMLHGTRGGLAAGILFVLPSAVILWGLSALYVTYGQVPAVQAVFGFLKPAVVAIVAGAIVKIGKKSLQTPLHYVVATAAFVAIYFLNVPFPAIILGAILLGIALTFTKLQKFSKRREETTYDDAESGYVINHNTVVPGTGFSAGRLARQLGAAALLWVLPLALFFAFAPQFDFWKKLSLFFTQAAFVTFGGAYAVLPYVAQVSVEKFGWLTNLQMLDGLALGETTPGPLIIVLAFVGFMAGYNTFGGSLAAATTGLAATVFYTFLPSFLFIFVGAPIIERTQANPAVKAILNFATAAVTGVILSLCLYLGKAVIIPEPPQVLWLPLVWALVSLAALQYFKVNMMAWIGVSVAVGLGKYLIG is encoded by the coding sequence ATGCAAAAAACTGCTCCAGCGCATCCCACTTTCCGCGAAGCCTTAGCCTTCTGGCTCAGGCTCGGCTTTATCAGTTTTGGCGGTCCGGCGGGGCAGATTGCCATCATGCACGATTTTTTGGTGGACAAAAAACGCTGGATAAGCGACTCGAAATTTCTCCATGCCCTGAACTACTGTATGCTCTTGCCCGGCCCGGAAGCACAACAACTCGCCACTTACACCGGCTGGATGTTGCACGGCACACGCGGCGGACTGGCGGCAGGCATCCTGTTCGTGTTGCCTTCGGCGGTCATTTTGTGGGGATTAAGCGCGTTGTATGTCACCTACGGACAAGTGCCGGCGGTGCAGGCGGTGTTCGGATTTTTGAAACCTGCGGTCGTGGCGATTGTGGCGGGCGCGATTGTAAAAATCGGGAAAAAGTCGCTGCAAACGCCCTTGCATTATGTAGTGGCCACAGCCGCGTTTGTTGCCATTTATTTTTTGAATGTGCCGTTTCCAGCTATCATCCTTGGGGCAATTTTGCTGGGCATTGCGCTGACGTTTACTAAACTTCAAAAGTTTAGTAAACGCAGGGAGGAAACAACCTACGACGATGCAGAATCCGGCTACGTCATCAACCACAACACGGTCGTACCCGGCACAGGTTTTTCCGCAGGTCGTTTGGCGCGACAACTCGGCGCGGCAGCGCTGTTGTGGGTACTGCCGCTTGCATTGTTTTTTGCCTTTGCGCCGCAGTTCGATTTTTGGAAAAAACTCAGCCTATTCTTCACCCAAGCGGCGTTCGTCACCTTCGGCGGGGCGTATGCCGTGCTACCTTATGTGGCGCAGGTGAGCGTGGAAAAATTCGGTTGGCTTACCAATCTCCAAATGCTCGACGGACTCGCGCTCGGCGAAACGACCCCCGGCCCACTGATTATCGTGCTGGCGTTTGTGGGTTTTATGGCCGGGTATAACACCTTCGGAGGCTCGCTCGCAGCGGCAACAACGGGATTGGCCGCGACGGTTTTTTATACGTTTTTGCCCTCATTCCTGTTCATTTTCGTCGGTGCGCCGATTATCGAACGCACCCAAGCCAATCCTGCTGTGAAGGCTATTTTGAATTTTGCGACCGCGGCTGTGACGGGTGTGATTTTGAGTCTTTGTCTCTATCTCGGCAAGGCAGTCATTATACCCGAACCGCCGCAAGTGCTGTGGTTGCCGCTCGTCTGGGCGCTTGTTTCATTGGCGGCTTTGCAGTATTTCAAAGTCAATATGATGGCGTGGATTGGGGTAAGCGTGGCGGTGGGATTGGGAAAATACCTTATTGGTTAA
- a CDS encoding DUF2490 domain-containing protein — MKIKLLLPVFVLAASALSAQKNVSTEEQTWFGFFNQTRLTNRWGLWFDTHFRLKDDFVNEPSQLIVRVGPTFYLADDIRLTVAYAYVHHFPTEGHEDIAQPEHRPWQQVQWFMRGRKARLMQWVRLEERFRRRILSDSELADGYNFNWRIRYNFALFLPITKKRFEPGGLQFLVNDEVMLNFGKNITYNVFDQNRFFAGLVLQVNSHAQLHAGYMNLYQQLAAGNSFKNQHTIRVFYFHNFDLRPGAKH; from the coding sequence ATGAAAATCAAACTTTTACTTCCAGTTTTTGTGCTCGCGGCCTCCGCTTTGTCGGCTCAGAAAAACGTGTCAACCGAGGAGCAAACCTGGTTCGGATTTTTCAACCAGACCCGCCTGACGAATAGGTGGGGCTTGTGGTTCGACACTCATTTTCGCCTGAAAGACGATTTTGTCAATGAGCCTTCTCAGCTCATCGTCCGTGTGGGGCCAACCTTCTACCTCGCCGACGACATCCGGCTGACGGTGGCTTACGCATACGTCCATCATTTCCCCACCGAAGGTCACGAGGACATCGCGCAGCCCGAACACCGCCCCTGGCAGCAGGTGCAGTGGTTTATGCGCGGGCGAAAAGCGCGGCTCATGCAGTGGGTTCGGCTGGAGGAGCGTTTTCGTCGGAGAATATTGAGCGACAGCGAATTGGCCGACGGCTACAATTTCAACTGGCGCATCCGCTACAACTTTGCCCTGTTCCTGCCCATCACAAAAAAACGTTTTGAACCGGGCGGTTTGCAGTTCTTAGTCAATGACGAGGTGATGCTGAATTTTGGAAAAAACATCACCTACAACGTGTTCGACCAAAACCGCTTTTTTGCCGGGCTGGTCCTTCAGGTGAACAGTCACGCCCAACTCCACGCGGGTTACATGAATTTGTACCAACAACTCGCGGCGGGCAATTCATTCAAAAATCAACACACGATACGAGTGTTTTACTTTCATAATTTTGATTTGCGTCCCGGCGCAAAACACTGA